One Delphinus delphis chromosome 3, mDelDel1.2, whole genome shotgun sequence genomic region harbors:
- the MRPL36 gene encoding large ribosomal subunit protein bL36m isoform X2, translating into MWYSTLHKHEEIGRTELVIADSTGGLPTVTKGLPRDNSLGSEFAARMRPQWLQTAPRSSRDMATALLRKVVSAVGPLLHLGGLPLSSLAPCHPRACRQVGAPPSPAAALLSARLVLGLQQPALGFKTKGVLKKRCKGCYLVKRRGRWFVYCKTNPKHKQRQM; encoded by the exons ATGTGGTATTCAACATTACACAAACACGAGGAGATCGGACGCACAGAACTGGTCATTGCTGACTCCACCGGAGGGCTCCCCACAGTAACCAAGGGGCTACCCCGGGATAACAGTCTTGGATCCGAGTTCGCTGCGAGGATGAGACCACAGTGGCTGCAGACAGCCCCTCG ATCCAGCCGCGACATGGCCACCGCTCTCCTAAGGAAAGTGGTTTCCGCCGTGGGCCCCCTGCTGCACCTGGGTGGCCTCCCGCTCTCCTCTCTCGCGCCGTGCCACCCGCGCGCCTGCCGTCAGGTCGGTGCGCCCCCCAGCCCGGCAGCCGCGCTCCTCTCCGCGCGCCTGGTACTCGGCCTGCAGCAGCCAGCCCTGGGCTTCAAGACCAAGGGCGTCCTCAAGAAGCGGTGCAAGGGCTGCTACCTGGTCAAGAGGCGCGGGCGTTGGTTCGTCTACTGCAAGACCAACCCGAAGCACAAGCAGAGACAAATGTAG
- the MRPL36 gene encoding large ribosomal subunit protein bL36m isoform X1 produces the protein MQGTGEGKGKQPGRNPALRDSRTPVAPPLRPAPRGPPRDPAAIFLPGGHSGRRHLRPTAQALPRAQAQGLARRAAGGPGLTLCRSSRDMATALLRKVVSAVGPLLHLGGLPLSSLAPCHPRACRQVGAPPSPAAALLSARLVLGLQQPALGFKTKGVLKKRCKGCYLVKRRGRWFVYCKTNPKHKQRQM, from the exons ATGCAGGGGACCGGGGAGGGGAAAGGCAAGCAGCCGGGGAGGAACCCGGCGCTCCGCGACTCCCGCACCCCCGTGGCTCCGCCTCTGCGCCCAGCCCCGAGGGGACCGCCACGTGACCCTGCTGCCATCTTCCTTCCTGGCGGACACTCCGGACGACGGCATCTCCGCCCCACTGCGCAGGCGCTGCCGAGGGCGCAGGCGCAGGGGCTGGCGAGGCGGGCTGCGGGCGGGCCCGGACTCACTCTTTGCAG ATCCAGCCGCGACATGGCCACCGCTCTCCTAAGGAAAGTGGTTTCCGCCGTGGGCCCCCTGCTGCACCTGGGTGGCCTCCCGCTCTCCTCTCTCGCGCCGTGCCACCCGCGCGCCTGCCGTCAGGTCGGTGCGCCCCCCAGCCCGGCAGCCGCGCTCCTCTCCGCGCGCCTGGTACTCGGCCTGCAGCAGCCAGCCCTGGGCTTCAAGACCAAGGGCGTCCTCAAGAAGCGGTGCAAGGGCTGCTACCTGGTCAAGAGGCGCGGGCGTTGGTTCGTCTACTGCAAGACCAACCCGAAGCACAAGCAGAGACAAATGTAG
- the MRPL36 gene encoding large ribosomal subunit protein bL36m isoform X3, with protein MATALLRKVVSAVGPLLHLGGLPLSSLAPCHPRACRQVGAPPSPAAALLSARLVLGLQQPALGFKTKGVLKKRCKGCYLVKRRGRWFVYCKTNPKHKQRQM; from the coding sequence ATGGCCACCGCTCTCCTAAGGAAAGTGGTTTCCGCCGTGGGCCCCCTGCTGCACCTGGGTGGCCTCCCGCTCTCCTCTCTCGCGCCGTGCCACCCGCGCGCCTGCCGTCAGGTCGGTGCGCCCCCCAGCCCGGCAGCCGCGCTCCTCTCCGCGCGCCTGGTACTCGGCCTGCAGCAGCCAGCCCTGGGCTTCAAGACCAAGGGCGTCCTCAAGAAGCGGTGCAAGGGCTGCTACCTGGTCAAGAGGCGCGGGCGTTGGTTCGTCTACTGCAAGACCAACCCGAAGCACAAGCAGAGACAAATGTAG